DNA from Streptomyces rishiriensis:
TCACGCCCTCCAAGGAAGCCCTGTAGTAACGACCGGGGCCGGCCAGTTTCTGGCGTCGGCCGGCCCGATCCGGCTGAGGTTTCCTTCTGTTTCTCCGCGTTACTGCCCGCCGTCCCGTGTCACTTCGCGCGCAGTACTTTGACGCCGTCGCGCTCGAAGTCGTAGACGTAGTCGTTGAGCCGGAGGCCGTCGATCGCGCCGATCCACATGAAGTCCCGTCCCTTGCCCACGGCGACCGTGTAGACCGTCGGTCTGGCGTTGACGGCGGTGAACGAGGTCTTCAGCTGGGCGAAGGTGCACCGGGCGGCCTGGGTGCAGGCCGTCTCGCCGCCCGTGAGGTACCAGTAGCCCGTCCTCGTGGCGTCGAGGAAGGGGCTCCAGCCGTTCGTCACCGGGGACGCGGTCGGCACCCACACCAGCGTGGAGTAGTCGTCGGTGGACGTCACGTTCGGGTCGATCTCGAACCTGATGTTCGGCATGTTCGTCGGGCCCCCGTAGCCGACGTTCTCGCCCGTCTGGAACACGTGGAAACCGACTCGGCGCAGCCCCAGCACCTGCTTGCCGAAGAAGTCCACCTCATTGCCGAAGTCGACCTTCTCGCTGGGAGGGGTCAGCGTGGTGGAGTCGTCCGCCACCTCGATGCCGAGACTGCCTCGCCCGTACGGCGGTCTGGCGGCGGCGCCCGTCGTGCCGAACGGGCCGTAGGGCCCGTTGCGGAGTTCGGCGACCGGCGAGCCGATCGTGTTGCGGGCGATCACGCCCCAGTGGTCCGAGTGGGTGGGGCCGTCGTCCGTCCGGGCGGCTGCCGATCCCGGAAGGATCAGGGCGATGACGGCGACCAGCAGGGCGGCCACGAGCGCCGTTCCCCGCCTCACGCCAAAGCGAGCTTTCACGCGCACTCCTTGTATAGGAGGGTGTAGGGAACAGTCACAATGTATTACGCTCTGTAGTTGCCATGGTGCGACATGCGGTATTTCTGGTTTTTTGCTCCGTATGGCGCTCGTGGGAGGCTGCGCTCGGTGACGGCATGCCAAGGGCCCCCGGCCAACCCGCCGAGGGCCCTCGTGATGTCCGCCAGGTGCTAGAACGTGCCGAGCTTCACGATCGACAGCAGTGCGATCAGCTGGATCGACGACGCGCCCAGCGCCTTCGGCCACGGCAGGTCGTGGGAGCGGCTGACCATCAGGGTCAGCAGGGCGCCGGCCGCCACCCACGTCGCCCAGCCCAGCAGCTGTACGAACGACGCGTCGCCGCCGAAGAACATCGCGACGACCAGACGCGGGGCGTCCGTGAGCGACATGATCAGCATGGAGAGGCCGACCGTGGGCTGCCAGGCGCCGTCGCCGCCCAGCTGGCGGGCCAGGGTGTGGGTGACCACGCCCAGGATGAAGGAGCTCAGCACCATCGCGACGGCCGTCGTCAGGACGATCGGGATCGCGTTGGACAGCGTCGCGTTGATCGCGTCCGCGCGGGTGTCGTCGAAGCCGAAGACCGCGAGCAGGCCGTAGAGGAACGTGACGACGAGGGCGGGGCCCCACATCGTGTAGTCCCGCATCTGGAGGAACGTCTGCTTGGGGGCGAGGACGATGCCCTTCAGCAGTTCCTTCCAGCGCAGACGCGGACCGACCGGGCCCGCCGGGGCCGAGCCCGCGTGATACGTACCACCCTGGTTGTACTGGTCGTACTGGTGGTGCTCGTCGATCGAGAAGGCCTGGGTGTGGCCCGGATTGTTCGCGGCGTACGGGTCGTGCGGGACGCCTCCCGGGCCACCGGGGCCGCCCGGAGCGCCGTACGGGGCGTCACCGCCGAAGTACTCCGGCTCGTCGCCGTTCTGGCCGCCGTACCCTCCGCCGTTCGCCTGCGGCCACTGGCCGCCGCCCGCACCCGTGCCGCCGTACTGCGGACGCTGCTGCGGGTACGGCTGCTGGGCCGACGGGTAGCCGTACGACGGCCCCGAGGGTCCCGACGGCCCTGAGGACCGCGACGGTCCCTGGGGCGCCTGCTGCCCGTACGGAGGTTGTTGCGGTCGCGTTTGCGGGGCACGGTTGTCCCGGCCGCCGCGTCCGATCCTGAATCCAGCCACGTCTTCGAACGTACCTGGTCCCGGAGAGCCACGTGCCGGGGCCTGCCGTCCGGGCACGGCTTTGCTGCCGAGCTGTGACATCCCCTAAGGGGAGTAACGGGACGGGAATCAGTGGTTCTTCAGGGGAAGGTCGTACGGGGCGTCGGGGTGGTGGAGGAGTGCGGCGCGAACGGCGACGCCCCCGTGGCCACGGGGGGCACGGGGGCGTCGGTATCGCTGCGGTACAGCCGTTCGGGTTACTTCCCGGTGACTGCTACCCGGGTTACTTCACCGGCTGCGGCTCCGGCTCGTTCTCGGTCGCCGTTCCGCCCGCCGGGGGCTCGTCGTCGACCGGGGTCTTGACGGATTCGAGCAGGAGCTGGGAGACGTCGACGACCTGGACGGTGTCCTTGGCCTTGCCTTCGTTCTTCTTGCCGTTGACGGAGTCGGTGAGCATGACGAGGCAGAAGGGGCAGGCGGTGGAGACGATGTCGGGGTCGAGGGAGAGGGCTTCGTCGACGCGTTCGTTGTTGATGCGTTTGCCGATGCGCTCTTCCATCCACATGCGGGCGCCGCCGGCGCCGCAGCAGAAGCCGCGTTCCTTGTGGCGGTGCATCTCTTCGTTGCGCAGGCCGGGGACGCTGGCGATGATCTCGCGCGGGGGTGTGTAGATCTTGTTGTGGCGGCCGAGGTAGCAGGGGTCGTGGTAGGTGATGAGGCCCTCGACGGGGGTGACGGGGATGAGTCTGGCCTCGTCGATGAGGTGCTGGAGCAGCTGGGTGTGGTGGATGACTTCGTAGTCGCCGCCGAGCTGCGGGTATTCGTTGCCGAGGGTGTTGAGGCAGTGCGGGCAGGTCGCGACGATCTTCTTCGCGGACTGCGGCTTCTTCGATTCCTGGGTGGCCTTGCCGTCGTCGTCGAGTTCCTCGCCGAAGGCGGTGTTCAGGGCCATGACGTTGTCGGTGCCGAGTTCCTGGAAGAGGGGTTCGTTGCCCAGGCGGCGGGCGGAGTCGCCGGTGCACTTCTCGTCGCCGCCCATGATCGCGAACTTGACGCCGGCGATGTGCAGGAGTTCGGCGAAGGCCTTGGTGGTCTTCTTCGCGCGGTCCTCCAGGGCGCCGGCGCAGCCGACCCAGTACAGGTACTCGACGTCGGTGAGGTCGTCGATGTCGCGGCCGACGACGGGGATGTCGAAGTCGACTTCCTTCGTCCATTCCAGGCGCTGTTTCTTCGCCAGGCCCCAGGGGTTGCCCTTCTTCTCCAGGTTCTTGAGCATCGTGCCCGCCTCGGAGGGGAACGCGGACTCGATCATGACCTGGTAGCGGCGCATGTCGACGATGTGGTCGACGTGCTCGATGTCGACGGGGCACTGCTCGACGCAGGCGCCGCAGGTGGTGCACGACCACAGCACGTCCGGGTCGATGACGCCGCCTTCCTCGGCGGTGCCGACCAGCGGGCGTGCGGCCTCGGCGAGGGCGGGCGCGGGCACGTTCTCGAGCTGCTGCGCCGTCGCCTTCTCCTCGCCCTCGGCGGTCTTGCCGCCGCCGGCCAGGAGGTAGGGGGCCTTGG
Protein-coding regions in this window:
- a CDS encoding heterodisulfide reductase-related iron-sulfur binding cluster, whose amino-acid sequence is MQLAAIIVSLLLTVVGVALIARAIGQFVRYFKLGQPLPAGARTDNPYARSVTLVREFLGHTRMNRWGIVGFAHWFVAIGFLTLPPTLAQAFGQLFEADWVLPVIGDFLPFELYIEFIGVMTILGIVVLMAIRLLNLPSRAGRKSRFAGSKAGQAYFVEYVILTIGLAIYVLRGLEGALHHVEHYEAGYFASYPLVLAFKGLGVTTLQNLVYLVAMIKIGTSFIWMIVVSLNTNMGVAWHRFLAFPNIWFKRNADGATALGALLPMTSGGRPIDFTDPGDDDVFGVSQVEQFSWKGLLDFSTCTECGRCQSQCPAWNTGKPLSPKLLIMSLRDHAHAKAPYLLAGGGKTAEGEEKATAQQLENVPAPALAEAARPLVGTAEEGGVIDPDVLWSCTTCGACVEQCPVDIEHVDHIVDMRRYQVMIESAFPSEAGTMLKNLEKKGNPWGLAKKQRLEWTKEVDFDIPVVGRDIDDLTDVEYLYWVGCAGALEDRAKKTTKAFAELLHIAGVKFAIMGGDEKCTGDSARRLGNEPLFQELGTDNVMALNTAFGEELDDDGKATQESKKPQSAKKIVATCPHCLNTLGNEYPQLGGDYEVIHHTQLLQHLIDEARLIPVTPVEGLITYHDPCYLGRHNKIYTPPREIIASVPGLRNEEMHRHKERGFCCGAGGARMWMEERIGKRINNERVDEALSLDPDIVSTACPFCLVMLTDSVNGKKNEGKAKDTVQVVDVSQLLLESVKTPVDDEPPAGGTATENEPEPQPVK
- a CDS encoding Yip1 family protein, with the protein product MSQLGSKAVPGRQAPARGSPGPGTFEDVAGFRIGRGGRDNRAPQTRPQQPPYGQQAPQGPSRSSGPSGPSGPSYGYPSAQQPYPQQRPQYGGTGAGGGQWPQANGGGYGGQNGDEPEYFGGDAPYGAPGGPGGPGGVPHDPYAANNPGHTQAFSIDEHHQYDQYNQGGTYHAGSAPAGPVGPRLRWKELLKGIVLAPKQTFLQMRDYTMWGPALVVTFLYGLLAVFGFDDTRADAINATLSNAIPIVLTTAVAMVLSSFILGVVTHTLARQLGGDGAWQPTVGLSMLIMSLTDAPRLVVAMFFGGDASFVQLLGWATWVAAGALLTLMVSRSHDLPWPKALGASSIQLIALLSIVKLGTF